The following coding sequences lie in one Haladaptatus sp. DJG-WS-42 genomic window:
- the paaB gene encoding 1,2-phenylacetyl-CoA epoxidase subunit PaaB, with translation MIWEVFRQEKQGGYHTHCGNVHAPDRDMALMFAQVQHARRRPTHSLWVVPKDEIGEVDAEEASFGGTTDKLYRWAMTFNTDASFAKEIEDSEKEQIEAERQRREH, from the coding sequence ATGATTTGGGAAGTTTTCAGACAGGAAAAGCAGGGCGGCTACCACACCCACTGTGGCAACGTCCACGCGCCAGACCGCGACATGGCACTCATGTTCGCACAGGTCCAACACGCCCGCCGTCGCCCGACCCACAGCCTGTGGGTCGTCCCGAAAGACGAAATCGGTGAGGTTGACGCAGAGGAAGCCTCCTTTGGCGGCACGACGGACAAGCTGTACCGCTGGGCGATGACGTTCAACACGGACGCGAGTTTCGCAAAGGAAATCGAGGATTCGGAGAAGGAGCAAATCGAAGCCGAACGCCAGCGGAGGGAGCACTAA
- a CDS encoding fibrillarin-like rRNA/tRNA 2'-O-methyltransferase, with amino-acid sequence MMLPDGVSRRTFDGQERLATQGQAVYGEPVSEGWRLWDANRSKLGAMLETEMDVGLSGGEKVLYLGAASGTTVSHVADFSGPTYAVEFAPRPVRDLVGVARDRENLFPLLKDARKPETYAHVVESNLDVLIQDVATRGQATVALRNKQFLADDGRALIAIKARSEDVTRDPGGVFDDVLAELAEGYDIVETARLKPFHEDHLGVVATPR; translated from the coding sequence CTGATGTTGCCAGACGGTGTTTCCCGGCGCACATTCGACGGACAAGAGCGGCTTGCGACGCAAGGGCAGGCGGTGTACGGCGAACCAGTGAGCGAAGGCTGGCGGTTGTGGGACGCAAACCGTTCGAAGCTCGGTGCGATGCTCGAAACGGAGATGGACGTTGGCCTATCTGGCGGCGAGAAAGTGCTCTATCTCGGCGCGGCGAGCGGGACGACCGTGAGCCACGTCGCCGACTTCTCGGGGCCGACCTACGCCGTGGAGTTTGCGCCACGCCCGGTCCGCGACCTCGTGGGCGTCGCTCGCGACCGCGAGAACCTGTTTCCGTTGCTCAAAGACGCCCGAAAACCAGAAACCTACGCCCACGTCGTCGAATCGAATCTCGACGTCCTCATTCAGGACGTGGCGACCCGCGGGCAGGCGACGGTCGCACTTCGAAACAAGCAGTTCCTCGCTGACGACGGGCGGGCGCTCATCGCCATCAAAGCGCGGAGCGAGGACGTGACGCGCGACCCCGGCGGCGTGTTCGATGACGTCCTCGCGGAGTTGGCAGAGGGCTACGATATCGTGGAGACGGCGCGGCTCAAACCATTCCACGAAGACCATCTCGGTGTCGTTGCGACCCCACGCTGA
- a CDS encoding ester cyclase, with the protein MAELSPRDAKSRVVRFNDEVFNGRNYDLLDELMTDDIVVHETSLPDEIKGREAFKAYLQLFHESFSDLKATIEDQIVEGDKVVTRYTYNGTHDGEFMGMPATNRTAKISGIVINRMEGDKVAETWASADFLGLMQQLELIPSQE; encoded by the coding sequence ATGGCAGAACTATCACCACGAGATGCGAAGTCACGCGTCGTTCGATTTAACGACGAAGTGTTCAACGGGCGCAATTACGACCTCCTGGATGAACTCATGACCGACGACATCGTCGTCCACGAGACATCGTTACCGGACGAAATCAAGGGACGTGAGGCGTTCAAAGCGTATTTACAGCTGTTTCACGAGTCATTCTCTGACCTCAAAGCGACCATCGAAGACCAAATCGTAGAGGGGGACAAAGTCGTCACGCGCTACACTTACAACGGAACTCACGACGGCGAGTTCATGGGAATGCCCGCGACCAACCGCACGGCCAAAATCTCGGGCATCGTCATCAACCGGATGGAGGGAGACAAAGTCGCAGAGACATGGGCGAGCGCCGACTTCCTCGGCCTGATGCAACAGCTCGAACTCATCCCAAGCCAAGAATAG
- a CDS encoding ester cyclase: MAVQDVKQMKDLVLSMAVDVMNDKKLDDISKYYTADCVTHYADARPDATGLDELRESWGDVFAGFPNFSADLNRVVAEGDKICANFTYKGTHEGEFLGIPPTNKKGQIEGMTMYRMEDGKIAESWVHSDLLGLMQQLGVAPKPGE; encoded by the coding sequence ATGGCCGTCCAAGATGTAAAACAGATGAAAGACCTCGTTCTGAGCATGGCTGTCGATGTGATGAACGACAAGAAGCTGGATGACATTTCGAAATATTATACAGCCGACTGTGTCACCCACTACGCGGACGCTCGCCCTGACGCGACGGGTCTCGATGAACTTCGGGAAAGCTGGGGAGACGTGTTCGCGGGCTTCCCGAACTTCAGCGCAGACCTGAATCGCGTCGTCGCTGAGGGTGACAAAATCTGTGCGAATTTCACGTATAAGGGCACCCACGAGGGCGAGTTCCTCGGCATCCCGCCAACGAACAAGAAGGGCCAAATCGAGGGGATGACCATGTACCGCATGGAAGATGGGAAGATTGCCGAGTCGTGGGTCCACTCAGACCTGCTTGGGCTGATGCAACAACTCGGTGTTGCACCGAAACCCGGCGAATAA
- a CDS encoding NOP5/NOP56 family protein has protein sequence MTENGWFVGLAPDDTAAAVARIIEGAADAPADWPTAAVSAGFAADEDAYYDQLHAATVEAARREVVEKERATDKQLIHAVRAMDDARRMANELAERVAEWAGSRFADAGTGVDYARDLADREPEDAADEQLISLASRCADLDDEADALKRFVEETTPLIAPNLSNLAEPVLAARLIALAGGLDTLAKKPSGTVQVLGAEDALFAHLKGQASSPKHGIIFMHPAIRHTRREDRGSASRALAGKLSIAARIDHYAGDLRPELKNELDERIATIQARGDN, from the coding sequence ATGACTGAAAACGGATGGTTCGTCGGCCTCGCACCCGACGACACCGCCGCGGCCGTCGCGCGGATTATCGAGGGGGCAGCCGACGCGCCTGCCGACTGGCCCACCGCGGCCGTCTCTGCCGGGTTTGCTGCTGATGAGGACGCATATTACGACCAACTCCACGCGGCAACCGTCGAGGCGGCCCGTCGGGAAGTCGTCGAGAAAGAGCGGGCGACCGACAAGCAGTTGATTCACGCCGTCCGGGCGATGGACGACGCCCGGCGGATGGCAAACGAACTCGCAGAGCGCGTCGCGGAGTGGGCCGGGAGCCGGTTTGCCGACGCCGGTACGGGTGTGGACTACGCCCGCGACCTCGCAGACCGTGAACCGGAGGATGCTGCGGACGAACAACTCATCTCGCTTGCGTCGCGGTGTGCAGACCTCGACGACGAAGCCGACGCGCTCAAGCGCTTCGTCGAGGAGACGACGCCGCTCATTGCCCCCAACCTCTCGAATCTGGCAGAGCCGGTGCTTGCCGCCCGACTCATCGCCCTCGCCGGTGGGCTCGACACGCTCGCAAAGAAGCCGAGCGGGACGGTGCAGGTGCTCGGCGCAGAAGACGCCCTGTTCGCGCACTTGAAGGGCCAAGCCTCCTCGCCGAAACACGGCATCATCTTCATGCACCCGGCGATTCGTCACACCCGCCGGGAGGATAGAGGGTCTGCGTCCCGTGCGCTCGCTGGGAAGCTCTCGATTGCGGCGCGTATCGACCACTACGCGGGCGACCTGCGCCCCGAGTTAAAGAACGAACTGGACGAACGCATTGCGACCATCCAAGCACGAGGTGACAACTGA
- a CDS encoding PaaI family thioesterase, whose protein sequence is MDVEAFFEGMPFADFLGVEVTAAEDGHAEGHIEMRQELSWNSDKLMAHGGVAFTLADTVGGAALVSLVDQPVPTIDMRIDYLKAGTGDLYAEANVVRCGSSVGVVDVMVTDESENEVASVRGVYKTG, encoded by the coding sequence ATGGACGTAGAAGCCTTCTTCGAAGGGATGCCGTTTGCTGATTTTCTCGGCGTCGAGGTTACCGCTGCCGAAGACGGCCACGCCGAAGGCCACATCGAGATGCGCCAGGAACTCTCGTGGAATTCTGACAAACTTATGGCTCACGGCGGCGTGGCGTTCACGCTCGCAGACACGGTTGGCGGCGCGGCGCTTGTCTCGCTCGTCGACCAACCCGTCCCGACCATCGACATGCGCATCGACTACCTGAAAGCCGGAACCGGCGACCTCTACGCCGAAGCCAACGTGGTGCGCTGTGGCTCCTCTGTCGGCGTGGTAGACGTCATGGTTACGGACGAAAGCGAAAACGAAGTCGCGAGCGTTCGTGGCGTGTACAAAACGGGCTAA
- a CDS encoding amidohydrolase family protein — MPVDVLADGEPRAIDMHAHQPTKEFLEDAGGEMMRDAAKKFGAEMEFDTYDGMREEYYAAGVKQVVLVGWDAETNTGNPPVTNDYVAGVRDEFSDFIIGFGSIDPLKDDCVEEAARAVNDLGLSGFKFQQIAQGFDPSDPEHEPLWDTIEDLGVPVIFHGGNSTLGAGSPGGRGLRIKYGNPMLIDDVAATHPDLQILIAHPAFPWEREQLAICQQKGNVHMDFSGWLPKYIDDEWLHYAGTLLKDKTMFGTDYPMIGPKKWLDNFREYTDYPEDVQRKLLWENAEVFLGL; from the coding sequence ATGCCTGTAGATGTCCTCGCAGACGGTGAACCACGCGCCATCGACATGCACGCTCACCAGCCAACCAAGGAGTTCTTGGAGGACGCTGGCGGCGAGATGATGCGCGACGCCGCCAAAAAATTTGGCGCGGAGATGGAGTTCGACACCTACGACGGAATGCGCGAGGAGTACTACGCCGCCGGCGTCAAACAGGTCGTCCTCGTCGGGTGGGACGCGGAGACGAACACGGGCAACCCGCCCGTGACGAACGACTACGTCGCAGGCGTCCGCGACGAATTCTCGGATTTTATCATCGGCTTCGGAAGCATCGACCCGCTCAAAGACGACTGCGTCGAGGAAGCAGCGCGCGCCGTAAACGACCTCGGCCTTTCGGGGTTCAAGTTCCAGCAAATCGCCCAGGGGTTCGACCCGAGCGACCCGGAACACGAACCGCTCTGGGACACCATCGAAGACCTCGGCGTGCCCGTCATCTTTCACGGCGGCAACTCCACGCTCGGCGCGGGCAGTCCGGGCGGCCGAGGGCTCAGAATCAAGTACGGCAACCCGATGCTCATCGACGACGTGGCCGCGACGCATCCCGACCTCCAGATTCTCATCGCACATCCGGCGTTCCCGTGGGAGCGCGAACAGCTCGCCATCTGCCAGCAGAAGGGCAACGTCCACATGGATTTCTCGGGGTGGTTGCCGAAGTACATCGACGACGAGTGGCTCCACTACGCTGGCACCCTGCTCAAAGACAAGACGATGTTCGGCACCGACTACCCGATGATTGGCCCGAAAAAGTGGCTCGACAACTTCAGAGAGTACACGGACTACCCCGAGGACGTTCAGCGAAAACTGCTCTGGGAAAACGCTGAAGTGTTCCTTGGCCTGTGA
- a CDS encoding DUF4397 domain-containing protein, producing the protein MQTSRRSVLKSLALVGTTATLGSAAFAGTAAAERTQWALVRVAHASPDAPNVDVYVNEQRVLADVPFKAVSDYLPLPVGTYTVKITAAGDEDTVAFNGDVTVERNVYTIAAIGELTEGTFRPLVLVDTLRRVRGKNARIRVVHASPDAPAVDVTVVDGAVTLFDGPAFGDVAEYIEVPAGSYDVQIRGDTAGNDGPVVGTFPVTLDRGDIYTVFAMGYLTPDDEPAANPFDLVVAVDRDARRPRRRPARRWLRRYQSDRKDDDDRDDKERDDHDEDDD; encoded by the coding sequence ATGCAAACCTCTCGACGCTCAGTCCTGAAATCGCTCGCCCTTGTCGGAACCACAGCCACTCTCGGTAGCGCTGCCTTCGCCGGAACCGCCGCCGCAGAACGCACGCAGTGGGCGCTCGTCCGTGTCGCCCACGCATCGCCCGACGCACCAAACGTCGATGTGTACGTAAACGAGCAGCGTGTCCTCGCTGACGTGCCCTTCAAAGCCGTCAGTGACTACCTCCCCCTCCCGGTCGGGACGTACACGGTGAAAATCACGGCTGCCGGTGACGAAGATACGGTGGCGTTCAACGGCGACGTGACGGTCGAACGGAACGTCTACACCATCGCCGCAATCGGTGAACTCACAGAAGGGACGTTCCGCCCACTCGTCCTCGTCGATACCCTGCGCCGTGTTCGCGGGAAGAACGCCCGGATTCGCGTGGTTCACGCCTCGCCTGACGCACCTGCCGTCGACGTGACGGTGGTAGACGGTGCGGTCACCCTCTTCGACGGGCCTGCGTTCGGCGATGTAGCCGAGTACATCGAGGTTCCAGCCGGAAGCTACGATGTGCAAATACGCGGAGATACTGCCGGAAACGACGGCCCTGTCGTCGGGACGTTCCCCGTGACGCTCGACCGTGGCGACATCTACACCGTGTTCGCGATGGGGTACCTGACGCCGGACGACGAACCGGCAGCCAATCCGTTTGACCTCGTGGTGGCCGTCGACCGCGACGCGCGCCGCCCACGTCGTCGCCCGGCTCGCCGGTGGCTCCGTCGGTATCAGAGCGACAGGAAGGACGATGACGACCGAGATGATAAGGAACGCGACGACCACGACGAAGACGACGACTGA
- a CDS encoding MaoC/PaaZ C-terminal domain-containing protein, with protein MPYSYEPHFFEDMEVGKTFESVGRTITETDFVNHSAFAGDWTELHTNKEYSKDGPFGKRIGHGPMTFIVTTGLVQRCGFVERTVIAFLGMNYMDVPNPVFIGDTLSAEFEVTEKREFESRDDAGLVVIDATTTNQDGTVVFQGDMKFMFKRRD; from the coding sequence GTGCCATACAGCTACGAACCACACTTCTTCGAGGACATGGAAGTGGGCAAAACCTTCGAGAGCGTCGGGCGAACCATCACCGAAACGGACTTCGTCAACCACTCCGCGTTTGCGGGCGATTGGACGGAACTCCACACGAACAAAGAATATTCGAAAGACGGTCCGTTCGGCAAGCGCATCGGTCACGGTCCGATGACGTTCATCGTGACCACGGGATTGGTCCAGCGGTGTGGCTTCGTAGAGCGCACCGTCATCGCCTTCCTCGGAATGAATTACATGGACGTCCCGAACCCCGTGTTCATCGGCGACACGCTCTCTGCTGAGTTCGAAGTCACCGAGAAACGCGAGTTCGAGAGCCGCGACGACGCGGGCCTCGTGGTCATCGACGCGACGACGACGAATCAAGACGGAACGGTCGTCTTCCAAGGCGACATGAAGTTCATGTTCAAACGCCGCGACTGA
- the paaC gene encoding 1,2-phenylacetyl-CoA epoxidase subunit PaaC has product MALSELPGPAELDDTQQQAVSEVIFRMADDEFVLAERYTEWQVRAPTLESDLAIANIAQDEYGHARLWYDLLEDFGVEEPELIWERPPGDFRHSTLVELPIIEGDWADSILRGYLFDTYEKLHLESIQGSAYPRLRDRVEKVQMEERYHLEHGQNWLERLCDDEPGREKVQQAFDRLFPYALTLFEPSEHEADIVELGIRTEPLADLRAQWLEITLPFLSSLGLSVPEAESDLLELPAETGRHGDHTADWEPLYEDFTHTYRTLGLSTPTKLLKDPDDVK; this is encoded by the coding sequence ATGGCGCTCTCCGAACTCCCCGGCCCGGCAGAGTTAGACGACACGCAGCAGCAGGCCGTCTCCGAGGTCATCTTCCGGATGGCTGACGACGAGTTCGTCCTCGCAGAGCGCTACACCGAGTGGCAGGTTCGCGCGCCGACACTCGAATCCGACCTCGCGATTGCGAATATCGCACAGGACGAGTACGGCCACGCCCGCCTCTGGTACGACCTCTTAGAAGATTTTGGCGTAGAAGAACCGGAACTCATCTGGGAGCGACCTCCGGGCGACTTCCGCCACTCGACGCTGGTCGAGCTGCCGATTATCGAAGGCGACTGGGCGGATTCCATCCTTCGTGGGTATCTGTTCGACACCTACGAGAAACTCCACCTCGAATCGATTCAGGGCTCTGCGTACCCACGGCTGCGTGACCGCGTCGAGAAGGTGCAGATGGAGGAACGCTACCACCTAGAACACGGCCAGAACTGGCTCGAACGTCTCTGTGACGACGAACCGGGTCGCGAGAAGGTCCAGCAGGCGTTCGACCGCCTGTTCCCCTACGCGCTCACGCTGTTCGAACCAAGCGAACACGAAGCCGACATCGTGGAACTCGGCATCCGCACCGAACCACTCGCCGACCTCCGCGCGCAGTGGCTCGAAATCACCTTGCCGTTCCTCTCGTCGCTCGGCCTCTCCGTGCCGGAAGCAGAAAGTGACCTGCTGGAATTGCCCGCGGAAACCGGTCGTCACGGCGACCACACCGCAGACTGGGAGCCACTCTACGAGGACTTCACGCACACCTACCGTACGCTCGGGCTGAGCACCCCGACGAAGCTGCTCAAGGACCCTGACGATGTCAAGTAA
- the paaE gene encoding 1,2-phenylacetyl-CoA epoxidase subunit PaaE, producing the protein MRFNDPSVTTSEDESPAVCPYCGSDDTVRDHPKGPGLCRSMHYCNGCDQPFEKFG; encoded by the coding sequence ATGCGATTTAACGACCCGAGCGTTACGACGTCCGAGGACGAGTCCCCCGCCGTTTGCCCGTACTGCGGCTCTGACGACACGGTGCGCGACCACCCGAAGGGGCCGGGGCTCTGCCGGTCGATGCACTACTGCAACGGCTGTGACCAGCCGTTCGAGAAGTTCGGGTAG
- a CDS encoding ester cyclase: MAIQSPTVENKELARRFFEEVLSEKNFDKIDDLFAETYTHHDAESGRELHGRREFRKLLTKFTTAFPDVKMTIHDQLADDDHVVTRLTMTGTQTGPFGELEATGKSVSIEGIVEHRIKNGKIVEGFPQWDMLGLMRQVGAIPDQPAD, encoded by the coding sequence ATGGCAATCCAATCACCAACAGTTGAGAACAAAGAGCTTGCACGCCGATTTTTCGAAGAGGTACTGAGCGAGAAGAACTTCGACAAAATCGACGACCTGTTCGCAGAAACGTACACGCACCACGACGCAGAAAGCGGACGCGAACTCCACGGACGCAGAGAGTTCAGAAAGCTGCTCACCAAATTCACGACGGCGTTCCCGGACGTGAAAATGACCATCCACGACCAGCTCGCAGACGACGACCACGTCGTGACGCGACTCACCATGACCGGCACGCAGACGGGGCCGTTCGGTGAGCTCGAGGCGACGGGTAAGTCCGTGAGCATCGAAGGCATCGTCGAACACCGCATCAAAAACGGCAAAATCGTCGAGGGGTTCCCGCAGTGGGACATGCTCGGCCTGATGCGCCAGGTCGGGGCCATCCCAGACCAACCTGCTGACTGA
- the paaA gene encoding 1,2-phenylacetyl-CoA epoxidase subunit PaaA produces MDLDTVFERAGPRAFSPKDDLPQEYREAATRMIQFHANSEIMGAYLERPFIRQAPSLDRKLAFSAKVQDEIGHGQLLYRAAESLGVKTREQMLDELANGKGKFLNCFHYPMEHWWEVPMIGFFVDGAAMRRQATLKDTSWEPYAHAMDKICFEEGFHIKHGEHILRELGTGPKKHQELVQEAFEEWWPRIIQFFGPTNDKSVHHDFASKVGLKRKSNDELRNEFLTVYIPKAERYGLEIPEYPRINFDEETGNYEVVEEDLDWDEFFQIAKNEYEPGLGQINTRKAAQDAVEWVTESLENTGPTPQAAD; encoded by the coding sequence ATGGATCTCGATACCGTGTTCGAGCGAGCAGGTCCGCGGGCGTTCAGCCCGAAAGATGACCTGCCCCAAGAGTACCGCGAGGCGGCGACGCGGATGATTCAGTTCCACGCGAACTCGGAGATTATGGGCGCGTATTTAGAACGCCCGTTCATCCGCCAAGCGCCGAGCCTCGACCGCAAACTCGCCTTCAGTGCGAAGGTGCAAGACGAAATCGGTCACGGTCAACTGCTCTACCGCGCCGCAGAGTCCCTCGGCGTGAAAACGCGCGAGCAGATGCTTGACGAACTCGCCAACGGGAAGGGCAAGTTCCTGAACTGTTTCCACTACCCGATGGAACACTGGTGGGAAGTGCCGATGATTGGCTTTTTCGTTGACGGAGCCGCGATGCGCCGACAGGCGACGCTCAAGGACACGAGCTGGGAGCCGTACGCCCACGCGATGGACAAGATTTGCTTCGAGGAAGGCTTCCACATCAAACACGGCGAGCACATCCTCCGCGAACTCGGCACGGGGCCGAAAAAGCACCAAGAGTTGGTGCAGGAAGCGTTCGAGGAATGGTGGCCGCGCATCATCCAGTTCTTCGGCCCGACCAACGACAAGAGCGTCCACCACGACTTCGCGTCGAAGGTGGGCTTAAAACGTAAGTCGAACGACGAACTCAGAAACGAGTTCCTCACCGTCTACATCCCGAAAGCAGAGCGCTACGGCCTCGAAATCCCCGAATACCCGCGCATCAACTTCGACGAAGAGACGGGCAACTACGAAGTCGTAGAGGAAGACTTAGACTGGGACGAGTTCTTCCAGATTGCGAAAAACGAGTACGAACCCGGCCTCGGCCAAATCAACACCCGCAAGGCGGCCCAAGACGCCGTCGAATGGGTCACCGAATCGCTCGAAAACACCGGCCCAACCCCACAGGCGGCTGACTAA
- a CDS encoding helix-turn-helix domain-containing protein — MIAECLVVEFRVTGDNCPLADASQEAGTTVVARPPQLRADGNVLLRFSAPTDDVAPILDADERVRYLHMSQTEGRFNFRCLAKQRCVVHDLTNAGLLVESLQYHRGTERHTGAVVGRDVLQGVLDTVAARNAEAGADAVGVTLERIYPLGTDDETTVAQQWDITPAQEEALRTAVEMGYFEVPRKVDASAVAAALDISKSSFLERLHRGERGLFSQVF, encoded by the coding sequence ATGATTGCCGAGTGCCTCGTCGTGGAGTTTCGCGTGACGGGGGACAACTGCCCACTCGCAGATGCCTCCCAAGAGGCCGGGACGACGGTCGTCGCCCGCCCGCCCCAACTCAGAGCAGACGGGAACGTCCTGCTCCGATTCAGCGCGCCAACCGACGACGTCGCCCCGATTCTCGACGCAGACGAGCGGGTGCGCTACCTCCACATGTCCCAGACGGAAGGCCGGTTCAACTTTCGGTGTCTCGCAAAACAGCGGTGTGTCGTCCACGATCTGACGAACGCGGGCCTGCTCGTTGAGTCGCTCCAATACCACCGCGGAACCGAACGTCACACCGGCGCGGTCGTCGGCCGTGACGTGCTCCAGGGCGTCCTCGATACGGTGGCTGCACGGAATGCGGAGGCCGGGGCAGACGCCGTTGGCGTCACATTAGAACGCATCTACCCACTTGGCACAGACGACGAGACGACCGTTGCCCAGCAATGGGACATCACGCCTGCCCAAGAAGAAGCGCTCAGAACGGCCGTAGAGATGGGATATTTTGAAGTTCCCCGAAAAGTCGATGCGTCGGCGGTTGCGGCGGCGCTCGACATCAGTAAATCGTCGTTCTTAGAACGCTTACACCGCGGCGAGCGCGGCCTGTTCTCGCAGGTGTTTTAG
- the paaD gene encoding 1,2-phenylacetyl-CoA epoxidase subunit PaaD — MSSNPTENTATPCSHTDYVHGPEREGLPATGEGTTGVERRVWDTLYAIEDPEMPVSIVDLGLIYGVTVEDGHADVKMTLTYTGCPAREMLTTDIEDAVAAVEGVESMDLDLVWSPPWTVEMVTEPGKEALREFGLSI; from the coding sequence ATGTCAAGTAACCCAACCGAAAACACTGCCACCCCGTGTTCGCACACCGACTACGTCCACGGTCCGGAACGCGAGGGACTGCCCGCAACCGGCGAGGGCACAACGGGTGTCGAACGCCGCGTCTGGGACACCCTTTACGCAATCGAAGACCCGGAGATGCCGGTCAGCATCGTTGACTTGGGGCTCATCTACGGCGTCACCGTCGAAGACGGCCACGCTGACGTGAAGATGACGCTCACTTACACCGGGTGTCCGGCCCGCGAGATGCTCACGACGGACATCGAAGACGCTGTCGCCGCCGTGGAGGGCGTCGAGAGCATGGACCTCGACCTCGTCTGGAGTCCGCCGTGGACGGTCGAGATGGTCACCGAACCGGGGAAGGAGGCCCTGCGCGAGTTCGGGCTGTCCATCTAA
- a CDS encoding alpha/beta hydrolase: MRKETLAGHPTVTVGNGPNRLLIIPGLNDPLMRVTETFWFARIVAAYCNRYAANHTVSMVSRPVGVETQSTEEMADGYAAVLEETGPAAVMGLSMGGFIVQHLAAARPDLVTGAILGLSAAKLSDAGHETIARWRDWGRANQWNSIYCEAVDAVATGLLRRGFSLGARGYDFVTRGPRTPADFIGAAEACLAHDATELLPEIEVPTLTVGGTADPFFAERDFRETAERLGGEGEILLGIGHEAVIHHAAAFDEPINCFLGRGAQF, translated from the coding sequence GTGAGAAAAGAAACGCTCGCCGGACACCCGACGGTCACGGTTGGAAACGGCCCAAACAGGCTTCTCATCATTCCGGGTTTGAACGACCCACTCATGCGTGTGACCGAGACGTTCTGGTTTGCACGCATCGTCGCCGCCTACTGCAATCGCTACGCCGCCAACCACACTGTCTCGATGGTCTCTCGGCCGGTGGGTGTCGAAACCCAATCGACGGAAGAGATGGCAGACGGCTACGCAGCCGTCCTCGAAGAAACAGGCCCAGCGGCAGTCATGGGCCTCTCGATGGGCGGGTTCATCGTCCAACACCTCGCTGCCGCCCGCCCCGACCTCGTGACCGGCGCGATACTCGGCCTGTCTGCGGCGAAACTCAGCGATGCCGGGCACGAGACCATCGCCCGGTGGCGCGACTGGGGGCGAGCGAATCAGTGGAACTCCATCTACTGTGAGGCCGTCGATGCCGTGGCGACGGGGCTGCTCAGACGCGGCTTCTCGCTCGGGGCGCGGGGTTACGACTTCGTCACGCGCGGGCCGAGGACACCCGCCGATTTCATTGGCGCGGCGGAGGCGTGTCTCGCCCACGATGCGACCGAGTTGCTTCCCGAAATCGAGGTGCCGACGCTCACGGTTGGCGGGACGGCAGACCCCTTTTTCGCAGAGCGAGACTTCCGCGAGACGGCCGAGCGACTCGGCGGCGAAGGAGAAATTCTTCTGGGGATTGGCCATGAGGCGGTCATCCATCACGCCGCGGCGTTCGACGAGCCAATCAACTGTTTTCTCGGGCGCGGGGCACAGTTTTAA